The Leptodactylus fuscus isolate aLepFus1 chromosome 5, aLepFus1.hap2, whole genome shotgun sequence genome segment GCCTTGTCCCAAATAACGCCCCAAAGCGAGCGGAAGGGAGAAATGTCCCAAGAAAGTAAACCAATATTATGTGGTCTTAAAGGGATACAAAACATAGAAAATAACGTCATATCTCTGCACTTCCTCCACTCCCGTCCCCTTAATGCTAATATGCCCCTCCCCCGCCTCCTGACAACGTTGGCCGTACGCCAGCAGGATTGTTAACCTCCCTCCCTTGAGTTGATCACCCGATGAGGATGGAGCAAATCAGtatcagattaaaggggtttcctgggatTTTTGCATTGCAGATCTGTGGCGGTCCAACCcctgggacccctgctgatcacctGTAGGAATCATTCTATGGGAATGCAAACTGCACCAGGGTAGGCCCGTGGTATAGAAGGCTTCAACATCGGGTGTAGAAGTCATGTGTTCTATACAAAGTCATTATCTCTGTCCTATAGTAACCGGTCACATCCAGATCCTCAGGGTATAGTGTGAGGTTTATTCACCAGCGCCCCAAGTGGTCGCCTCCAGTATCACACGTGTCTTATCCTACCCGGGATCTTTTCAGTTGAGGGGCCTCTGACGTCTCACCCCAATGGTCGGATAACGTTCCTTCTGCTTTCCAGTTACAGCTCCCAGTCCGCGGGTGAACATGGCGGCCAGAATGGGCAGAGGCAGAAGAAAAAAGGGAACTTTCAGTTCTGCACCGGTCAGCTGCCGCAGTGCTCCATGCTGGATGCCTTTGGGGTGGTaagtgcacggtatatatatatatatatatatatatatatatatatatatatatatatacacacagtatgttACCGGGACGTGTAAGCAATAGGCCTGTGAGACTGACCCGCTGCTCATACAGAAAACACTGAGGAGAGGTTAGCGCTCcagaggagagcacataactCCACAATAATGCTGCAGCAAGTCCGACTGATCACAGCGCCCCCCTGGGGAAGGAGCGTCCGCTAATAGCAGATATTATACTGCACTATCTCTTCTTTTAGGGTGCCGCGGCCGTCTTTTTCCTGCATTTGGCCCGACAGATCTCATTCCATTGCTCCACCAGTAGTTCTCGAGAAGAGCGAAGTCCCCGGCGCACTTACCTAGAGGAGATCCTGACAACTCTGTCCCCGTACAACAATCTCTGTAAGTGTGAGCCggtacctactgtatataccattgtgctgatctatctatctatctatctatctatctatctatctatctatctatctatctcctatctatctatctatctatctcctatctatctatctatctatctatctatcatctatcttctatctatctcctatctatctatctatctatctatctatctatcatctatcttctatctatctatctatctatctatcatctatcttctatctatctatctatctatctcctatctatctatctatcatctatctcctatctatctatctatctatctatctatctatctatctatctatctatctatctatctcctatctatctatctcctatctatctatctcctatctatctatctcctatctatctatctatctatctatctatctatctatctatctatctatctatctcctatctatcatctatctatcatctatctatcatctatctatctatctatctatctatctatctatctatctatctatctatcatctatcatctatctatctatctatctatctatctatctatctatctatctcctatctatctatctatctatctatctcctatctatctatctatctcctatctatctatctatctatctatctatctatctatctatctatctatctcctatctatctatctatctatctcctatctatctatctatctcctatctatctatctatctatctcctatctatctatctcctatctatctatctcctatctatctatctcctatctatctcacatAGATACATCTGTTATAATGTTACATTTATTCTACACAATTCTTTTCTTTTTGTGTGTAAAGCCGTAAAAAGTCACATTGTGCCAAAAACCGTCCCCCCTCGTACCTGGAATGAGCTGCGTTTGCAGAGTGAGGCCAACCAGCAGGATGCAGATTCCTCCATACAAGGCGCCTCTACAGCGTCCTCTAGTGGTCGAGCCCATCATGTGACTGAACAAGGTAAGCCCGGAGGTAGCCCCCCCCCTGTATCTGCCCCCTGGGGCTATTAGATTTATCACAAATCTTCTTCTTGACCTTCCTCCTCCAGGAGATTCTCAGTCTGACGACTTCCTTGGTCTCAGCTCTTCATGCGAACTTGACACTAGAGAGGCCGAGACGTCGGCTCCAGAGGTAACGGCACTGATGACGGGGTTATATGGGGCGTATGGTGCGGTTTTTTCATAGTGAATGATGGCTTTATTATTAATGCAGATCCATCTGGATGTCCGGGCTCAGGCGGGGCGAGGGGGCGGGGCCTGCACTTGCTGCAATGTTGGGatttttcattttgtatttttagCCATTGGAACCAAAGGAAGAAATTGGAGACTCTCTTCAGGGCGCCGCCTCGCGACTATTGGACGTAACGGAGAGCAGCGTGCCGACCGCGCTCAATATCTTTGGTAAATATCCCAGACCGGTGGCCGTGGAGTTATGACACAACTGTCCCCTTACCGGAGCCGATCCTTATTGGAGATCCGCTTTGTCTCCTGCAGGTATCATCAGCGCACGGGACGGCCGAGACTACAAAACCGCCTTCAAGTTCTTCCTGGAGTCTGCAGAGGCCGGATACGGCAAGGCTCAGTACAACGCGGCCGTATGCTACGAGAAAGGGAAAGGTGTCGGCAAGGACATGGCCAAAGTACGTGCTCATATCCCCGGGGGAGGGGGAGGGCAGGGGATTTATAACCCACAATCCCTCACTTATAGGATTATCACCGCGGGGTGTTACTTATAAAGGAGTCAATACATTGTATTTAGCTCACGGTCGCAACGTTCTCTTCTCTAAAGCCTTAGAAATGGCTTCAAGTGTACAGAATGGGGCCCAATTGCCAaagaggcctccttgtgaatggaacgTCGTTGCGTTTGTGTGGCCGGCACTCCAGTCAGTTCTATGGGCTTGTGGGCACGGATTACAGTCCTGGTGgccacatagaagtgaatggagccccaGTTTCggtcccctgtcctcctgattGTTAGGGGTCAGGCCcacagcgatcagacacttaacgggacaacccctttaagtccatccAGAGTTCTTATGTGTCTGTTCTTGCTCCTCCAGGCCGCGGCGTTGTATCTCTCGGCTGCCAGAGGGGGGCACCAGCAAGCCAAATATCGCTACGCACGCTATCTCCTGAACGCCAAACCCGAGGACGCCCGGCCGGCAGTGACTATGCTGGAAGAAGCTGCTCAGGCGGGGGTGAAGGAGGTCAGTGACGGAGGAAGGTGTAGTCATACGAAAGGCCTCCATGATGGTTGGGGGCAAATCTGTCACCGTAATACCCCACCCTAAGAGCTGGATatcctatatatacacaccagtCTCCCTATACACCTGCATGCCTGGCCCAGCTAATGTGTGCATGTGTTATGGCtgattccgggggggggggggggggggggggatcatgtATGAAATCCAATACGCCCTCCCCATATTTCTTTCCTCTGATATCTGATGCCATGACATTGAGtcaggacacccccatacactataGTGGTTTGGCCTTCTTTACTGACGACATTTACTTTGCTTTCCCAAATGcaaaaaaatggcaacaaaaCCAAATTTTTGCTTTCCTTAAATTTTGCCCATCTTTCCTCTCTCTGCAGGCACAGGCCTATCTGGGCGTCTTCTATAGTAAGGAATCCCATTCCGATCCACAAAAAGCAGCGAGATATTTTTGGATGGCTGCTGAAAATGGGGTAAGGAACTGGTGCAGGCGCCCTCACTGTATGTGCAGGGGTGTAGTATATGGGTTATATTGGGTTATCGGGGGGCTTGTCCCGTTACAGACACTGTGGGTAGGGATAAGGGTCACTGTGCTGGGGGGACAGATA includes the following:
- the DELE1 gene encoding death ligand signal enhancer, producing MWRIPGLLSRALTRLHAANVQGCVHGEAEALNPSSLIPLGQNAGGRSYSSQSAGEHGGQNGQRQKKKGNFQFCTGQLPQCSMLDAFGVGAAAVFFLHLARQISFHCSTSSSREERSPRRTYLEEILTTLSPYNNLSVKSHIVPKTVPPRTWNELRLQSEANQQDADSSIQGASTASSSGRAHHVTEQGDSQSDDFLGLSSSCELDTREAETSAPEPLEPKEEIGDSLQGAASRLLDVTESSVPTALNIFGIISARDGRDYKTAFKFFLESAEAGYGKAQYNAAVCYEKGKGVGKDMAKAAALYLSAARGGHQQAKYRYARYLLNAKPEDARPAVTMLEEAAQAGVKEAQAYLGVFYSKESHSDPQKAARYFWMAAENGDLQSRFHLGVCYERGFGVPASRQEALRHFERAAKSGHEASREKLVELRPPLTTGLSAPLASLRSTTSSPCLPVLERVKVRIENSSHLSAESVGNPGLPHTWSIGNLGLPHSLSTGNLGLLNSLSHGDPGLPHSLSSRDPGLPHSLSSRDPGLPHSLSSRDPGLPHSLSSRDPGLPHSLSSRDPGLPHSLSSGDLLISPAESSGFLLPPIHVTSLAPPMTSLRAIGVG